In Oncorhynchus nerka isolate Pitt River unplaced genomic scaffold, Oner_Uvic_2.0 unplaced_scaffold_858, whole genome shotgun sequence, the following proteins share a genomic window:
- the LOC135570994 gene encoding uncharacterized protein LOC135570994, translated as MVRTLNNIAELRGSRFGRPWPRHGLKLLFWFANDYIVFDNDNQMFANYDPEEGDFGFHHFRNRLECENNVCKRLLPDDGYPFYEVGNLHLTASDSMPNYVRKYNTGNIDTSNMDRLIISMRPDMTVDKVYVTQHEDLRNFDPVNTYCISRGLLMIICGHSSAGMSLSNFLEQAGCSTHEPISIMYQGIAPRESRDTRINIEVESRAPPRAAPGFWESYCTIL; from the coding sequence ATGGTTCGAACATTGAACAATATTGCGGAGCTGAGAGGTTCTAGGTTTGGTCGTCCCTGGCCGAGGCACGGACTCAAGCTCCTTTTCTGGTTCGCCAACGATTACATCGTCTTTGACAACGACAACCAGATGTTTGCAAATTACGACCCCGAAGAGGGAGACTTTGGTTTCCATCACTTCCGCAACAGACTTGAGTGTGAAAACAATGTCTGCAAGAGGCTGCTTCCTGATGATGGCTACCCATTCTATGAGGTGGGCAACCTCCACCTCACAGCATCTGATTCCATGCCTAATTATGTCAGGAAGTACAACACTGGTAACATAGATACCAGCAACATGGACCGCCTCATCATCAGTATGCGTCCAGACATGACAGTGGATAAGGTCTATGTGACCCAGCACGAGGACCTGAGGAACTTCGACCCGGTCAACACCTATTGCATCAGCAGGGGGTTGCTCATGATCATATGCGGCCATTCATCCGCAGGCATGTCATTGAGTAACTTCCTGGAACAGGCGGGCTGTTCCACCCACGAACCAATTTCAATTATGTATCAGGGCATCGCCCCCAGGGAGTCTAGGGATACCAGGATTAATATAGAAGTTGAATCCAGAGCTCCGCCCAGAGCTGCACCAGGCTTCTGGGaaagctactgtaccatactgtaa